The Hymenobacter sp. DG01 genome has a segment encoding these proteins:
- the rpsH gene encoding 30S ribosomal protein S8 yields MNTDPIADYLTRVRNAIKANHRVVEIPASNIKKEITKVLYKKGYIQSYRFDDAAVQGTIKIALKYNPATKKPAITKLERISTPGLRQYAHVENLPRVLSGLGIAILSTSKGVMTEKEAKAENVGGEVLCYVY; encoded by the coding sequence ATGAACACAGATCCGATTGCCGACTACCTCACCCGGGTGCGCAATGCCATTAAGGCTAACCACCGGGTAGTAGAAATCCCGGCCAGCAACATCAAAAAGGAGATTACGAAAGTGCTCTACAAAAAGGGCTACATTCAGAGCTACCGATTTGATGACGCCGCTGTACAGGGCACGATCAAAATCGCGCTGAAGTACAACCCGGCTACCAAGAAACCCGCCATTACGAAACTGGAGCGCATCAGCACCCCGGGTCTGCGTCAGTATGCTCACGTGGAAAATCTGCCGCGCGTACTGAGCGGTTTGGGTATTGCAATCCTGTCGACGTCGAAAGGCGTAATGACCGAGAAAGAGGCGAAAGCCGAGAACGTGGGCGGCGAAGTGCTGTGCTACGTCTACTAA